A genomic window from Candidatus Paceibacter sp. includes:
- a CDS encoding type II toxin-antitoxin system HicB family antitoxin, giving the protein MDFYTVVLRESKGCWVALCLENGLVGQGTTKEDAIEKLKEAIDSFEAVYKTESDVYTAPLSVKELHEFLTIEGKEPTSEPYELRAVHA; this is encoded by the coding sequence ACTTTTATACAGTGGTATTGCGTGAAAGTAAGGGCTGTTGGGTGGCTTTGTGTTTAGAAAACGGATTAGTTGGGCAAGGAACTACGAAAGAAGATGCAATTGAGAAACTCAAAGAGGCTATCGATTCTTTCGAAGCTGTTTACAAAACTGAAAGCGATGTCTATACGGCACCGTTGTCAGTAAAAGAACTTCATGAGTTTTTGACAATCGAGGGTAAAGAGCCTACCTCGGAGCCATACGAGTTAAGGGCTGTACATGCCTAA
- a CDS encoding type II toxin-antitoxin system HicA family toxin: MPKNIPSLKPKELIRILKHGGCAFYRTGKGDHQLYIRHCEGKKRVVPIDMGAGELSPPYVLRIFRQFGFTDEEIENLLR; encoded by the coding sequence ATGCCTAAAAATATTCCGTCTCTTAAACCGAAGGAGTTAATACGAATTCTAAAACATGGAGGTTGCGCTTTTTACAGAACAGGTAAAGGGGATCACCAGTTGTATATCCGTCATTGTGAAGGCAAGAAAAGGGTTGTACCTATTGATATGGGAGCGGGAGAGCTTTCACCACCTTATGTTCTTCGTATTTTTCGGCAATTTGGGTTTACCGATGAGGAGATAGAAAACTTATTGAGGTAG